TTTTTCGCTTACATCAATATTATGGTAGATGATCAGCTCATCACAGATGCTGTCCAGGTCTTTGCGGAGCAATCCGTCTTCATCCAGTGAACCAATCAGATATTCCATGATTTGCTTTTCTTTATCCGTGAGTATCTGCATGTCCATCTGTTCCTTCAACTTATCGTAGAAGGAAGTCGTATTGCCATAAACCATTTCTTCGTAGTCGGCGTTCTGCGTATTATATCTGTCAGTATTGTAGTCGGGCATCTGGTCATCTTTTCCGATACTTTCCAAAGCCTGGTCCAGTTCGTCCTTTCTTTCTTCTTTTTCCGACTGAGCTTCGTAGGCATCGTCTCCAAATTCATCGTCATTACTGTTGTCAGAATCATCCAGAGCCGAACGGTCTTCGTTGCCCTCTCCCATGAGTGCATCGTCTGGATTTTCAGTTTCCAAGGCAGGATTATCATCCAGCTCGGCATTGATATTATCCTCCAGTTCGTTGAGCGGCATTTCCAGCATCTTCACCTGCAACATCTGTTGGGCGGAGAGTCGCTGGAGCTGTTGTAGTTTCTGCTCCTGTGTCTGAATGAGTTTTTGAGTCATGTTTCGTGTCTTTTAAATAAGTTCTTTCCAAGTTACTTAAAAAGTTATATCATCTTCTTATTAGAAGTATTTTTCCTACTTACTTGAAGTATTCTTTCAGTTCCAATGCCAGTTTGTAGAGTTTATCAGGATTTCCGTTTCCATATCGTTGCCAGATTTTGCTGCATGCGTCTATCAGATTGCTGATCACCACATCGTTTCTGTTGAGGTATGGGTCGCAAATCTGGAAAACATTCATGGCCTCTACTATCACTTTCGTGCTGGTTTTGATGAGTTTGGCAAGATCAATGATTTCAGGTGTTTCCGGCACCATGGTGATTGGTGTGAGTTGGAAATAAAGATCGAGGATGATAATCAGCTTGACGGGAGTGAGCGAAGGCTCGGCTTCGATAGGTTCCCAGTCGTGCTCGAATGATTCCCTGATGGAAACCCCCTGATAGAATTGTGTTGCATTTCCACATCCTTCCATTTTCTTGAGCAAATGGATATCACGAGCCAACTTTTTAGGGTTGTCTCCATATTTATCCCAAAGCCTCTTGATGCGTGGGGTGACCATTCTGAGTTTGAACATCTGTTCGTGCAGAACTTCTGGGGCAATATGCAGCTCCAGAGCCAGATTGACCATGCCTTTCGAATAGAGAGGTTTAACGCCCATTGGCTTTTTCTGGTATAATTGCAATAGCAAAAGCCAGTATTCATCTTTCCAAAGAGGATGTTTAGCCATATTACAACACTTTTCTGCAAAAGTACGACTTTTCATCGGTAATACAAAATAAAAATCGGAATTTTTTCTAAAAGAAAGGGAGAAAAATGAGAAATTAGAAATGAGAAATGAAGTGAGGGGAGATAAAAGAAAGTGCGCAAGACTTCTCACGAACTCTTGCGCACTTTTAATGTTATATTCCCAAATTTCTCATAACTCAAAGGAGATTGACTTCATTTAAAGTTCCTCTCCATTTCTGAGCCTGAAGCAGAAATTCTGCTACACAGGCGTCATCATTCGTTAATCCTATAACATTCTTTTTTACCTTTTCAACTTAATCCTATTGAACACTGTTAATCTCTGAATAAACAATCTTTTTTCTTACCTTTTCTAATACCTGTTACCTAAACTAACAATCTAAAACCTAAAACTAAACCTAAACAACTAACAATCTTAACCTAAAAACCTAATAACCTTTTGTCTTATTGACGATGCAAAGGTACGACGATTTTCGGTATCTTCCAAATCTTTAGAAGAAAAAGTCTCAAATAAGCCCTTTTTTTTGATGTAAATCAACTATGTGTGTGCGCACACATCAGGTATTTAGCTCAAAATTGACCTGTATCAAGCACTTAGAAGAATGTAGCTGAAAGCGGCTAATCGCCTTTATACATTATTATATATATAATAGCAGCTTTTTCCTATATATGATTGCTGCTATTCTATATATTTCTGCTGTTATTTGCCGATATAAGCCTCTTCACTCATATAAACAGCGATGGTTTTGAGCTTGATATAATCTTCTGAGAGATAGATGCGACCCTGATTGCCCCAGTTGGTGCCCCAGGAGTTGCGGCAAACGTAATATCGCTGTTTGCCCTGGACGAAGGTGCCGATGATTTCCATCACATGGTCGTCGGTGGTATGCAACTGTTCGAAAGCTTTCTGACGGGACTCCTGGGTGACAGGGCGCTCGGCAGAAGTGATATCCACATAGTTGTTCTTAGGATTCTGGAATCCCGGTTCGCTGATATCGCCTTCCCAACAAACAGGATGGCCATTCTCTATCGCCTGCTGGATATGCTGCAGCAGTTCGTCGATAGGAATATTGAGAAACTCGTCATGCATTTGGTTGTCGGCTACCTCGAGTGAGAAGTATTCACGGAAGGGATGGTGGGTGAAGCTTGTCAGGGCCACATATTCTTCCGGATAGCAGACGCTGTGGGCAAATTCCAGAGGAGTATATTCTGCACCGAGCATGTGAATCTGCTGGGCTGGCATATATCCTAATTCAGAATCGAAGAGATTGTTGAGTTCTTCCGTTAGTTTCGCGATACCGGCACCCTTGGCGATAGCACCATT
This is a stretch of genomic DNA from Segatella hominis. It encodes these proteins:
- a CDS encoding C1 family peptidase; protein product: MKRKIIFAILATLFIASCDYKSQPSSQPSEKAGKNNLPAHVKLIGTTPVKDQGQSELCWAYGMLATIESEHIMKGDSINLSVAYIARMMLQEKALEYYFSQGKKPISMRGMSSMLIHYINKYGAEPYDSYEDKKDINYKVLCRKVEQVCNGAIAKGAGIAKLTEELNNLFDSELGYMPAQQIHMLGAEYTPLEFAHSVCYPEEYVALTSFTHHPFREYFSLEVADNQMHDEFLNIPIDELLQHIQQAIENGHPVCWEGDISEPGFQNPKNNYVDITSAERPVTQESRQKAFEQLHTTDDHVMEIIGTFVQGKQRYYVCRNSWGTNWGNQGRIYLSEDYIKLKTIAVYMSEEAYIGK